In Symmachiella dynata, the following are encoded in one genomic region:
- a CDS encoding Eco57I restriction-modification methylase domain-containing protein: protein MRIRSRNPFTTVTTAGLLLPVDLLTRVVEGDPDLKGLSPKDYHLRSGERLNEAASRAWNECLAAWKSFRKKFAALPASDAGTTVTRDEWLLPLFQELGYGRLQAKKAIEIDGKEYPISHGWENHVPIHLLSARLPLDRRTPGVSGAATRAPYSLLQEQLNRSAQHRWGFVSNGLKLFLLRDNAALARAANVEFDLEAMMDGEHYADFMLMFLLCHQSRVEIAQDGKPEDCWLEKWANQADQQGTRAREKLRDGVETAIKSLGAGFLTTKGNNALRERLRTGELSTQDYYRQLLRVVYRLLMLLVAEEKKTENGQNLLHPTDTTPEVRDRYARFYSVSRIRSLAYERRGTAHTDLYESLKVLFLKLREGYAPLGIPGMGSFLFSDDSTPDLDDALLANQDLLDAFRNLCYTEDTSGRGSSYRRPVDFGNLGSEELGSVYESLLELHPNIDTDEGPFTLGTAAGNERKTTGSYYTPTSLINCLLDSALDPVVSQAIDVPDPAEAEAALLDLKVCDPACGSGHFLIAAAERMAMHLARLRTGDDQPNTLDVQHAKRDIIGRCIYGVDINPMAVELCKVSLWMEALEPGKPLSFLDHHIQCGNSLLGTTPRLLADGIPDDAFKPIEGDDKKVCADLKKDNKKERSEYKAGQGYLFEPVFKLGNAAAEFAKLTAAEDDSLDSIAAKRQRYQDLVKGADYLNARFWADTWCATFVWKKDESDLGRLCPTERKFRDIERSPHNVLPHVREEVQQVSARHQFFHWHLAFPDVFVLPSVDANPDNEECGWDSGFDSILGNPPWDELRPEERKFFGDVRPDIALIENRAKRQKAIARLEQDDSDSWKRWQRHRRLILASAHLLHIGQLLPLTAQGNLSTANLFVELATKLIAKNGRSGNVVPSGLATNKGTSQFFEFLMSSRRLVSLFDFENRKVFFPTVHASMRFSLVTTGRQRGSRVAAQFGFFLHATSELSDHTRVFPLSAEDIERVNPLSRTCPVFRTNSSAQLVNEMHKRHPVNVDNNSDDCWMIETTSMFQMSHEADELFRDANDLAKPVVLYEGKMVQQFNHRAASVIVNTSNEGRQASSDVTPSNRLTDPLYSVTPQYWVNAESVDRKVEARWDRCWLMHFCAVTSPTNERTCIVVVTPRAGAGHSLFQIYANHPTKVCASLVANLNVFGLDFVLREKMGGINLSHFIFAQLPLVKKSLFGQICPWSSGELLQEWIGTAVLELSFTAWDLEQFATDCGYDGPPFRWDEERRFQIRCELDAAYFHLYLGSDEEWGADNPTLREMFPSPRDAVDYIMDTFPIVRRKDEAKYDGEYRTKRTILEIYDQMAKAIRTGQPYQTILNPPPGPPTDAEGNFIPFAQWTPELNTSHIHPPREAEVES, encoded by the coding sequence GTGCGAATACGATCACGTAACCCATTTACAACTGTCACCACTGCTGGTCTGCTACTGCCGGTCGATTTGCTGACGCGCGTTGTTGAGGGCGATCCCGATCTCAAAGGGCTGTCACCCAAAGACTATCACCTGCGCAGTGGCGAACGGCTGAACGAAGCGGCTAGTCGGGCGTGGAATGAATGCTTGGCCGCGTGGAAGTCATTCCGCAAGAAGTTCGCGGCATTGCCAGCGTCGGATGCCGGGACCACCGTCACGCGTGATGAATGGCTGCTGCCGTTATTTCAGGAACTCGGTTACGGTCGCCTGCAAGCCAAGAAGGCGATCGAAATTGATGGCAAGGAATATCCGATCAGCCATGGCTGGGAGAATCACGTTCCGATTCACCTGCTGTCGGCCCGTCTGCCGCTGGATCGTCGCACGCCGGGAGTTTCCGGGGCGGCCACGCGTGCTCCGTACAGTCTGCTTCAGGAACAACTCAACCGCAGTGCCCAACATCGCTGGGGGTTTGTCTCCAACGGGCTGAAGCTTTTTCTGCTGCGAGACAACGCGGCGCTGGCCCGAGCGGCCAATGTCGAGTTCGATCTGGAAGCCATGATGGACGGTGAACACTACGCCGACTTCATGCTGATGTTTCTGCTCTGCCATCAATCGCGCGTCGAAATCGCACAAGACGGCAAGCCGGAAGACTGCTGGCTGGAGAAATGGGCCAATCAGGCCGACCAGCAGGGAACGCGAGCTCGTGAAAAACTGCGGGACGGTGTCGAAACGGCCATCAAGTCACTCGGTGCCGGCTTCCTCACTACCAAAGGCAACAACGCACTCCGCGAGCGACTGCGGACCGGCGAGCTGTCGACGCAGGACTACTACCGTCAGTTGCTGCGAGTCGTCTATCGGCTGCTGATGTTGCTGGTCGCCGAGGAAAAGAAGACCGAGAATGGCCAGAACCTGCTGCATCCGACCGACACAACGCCAGAAGTACGCGATCGGTATGCCCGCTTCTATTCGGTCAGCCGTATTCGTTCGCTGGCCTACGAACGACGCGGCACCGCTCACACCGATCTGTACGAATCGCTGAAGGTCCTGTTTCTGAAGCTGCGGGAAGGTTACGCGCCGCTGGGCATTCCCGGCATGGGTTCGTTTCTATTCTCGGACGATTCCACGCCCGATCTGGATGATGCGTTGCTCGCCAATCAGGATTTGCTCGATGCGTTTCGCAATCTCTGCTACACCGAAGACACGTCGGGCCGAGGCAGCAGTTACCGGCGTCCGGTCGACTTCGGCAATCTGGGCAGCGAGGAACTTGGCAGCGTTTACGAATCCCTGCTGGAACTGCATCCCAACATCGACACCGACGAAGGCCCCTTCACACTCGGCACCGCCGCCGGCAACGAACGGAAGACTACCGGCAGCTACTACACACCGACGTCGCTCATCAACTGCCTCCTTGACTCGGCTCTTGATCCTGTCGTCAGCCAAGCGATCGACGTTCCCGATCCGGCCGAAGCTGAAGCAGCGCTACTGGACCTGAAAGTCTGCGACCCAGCCTGCGGTAGTGGTCACTTTCTGATCGCCGCCGCCGAACGAATGGCGATGCACTTGGCCCGTCTTCGCACTGGCGACGATCAGCCCAACACACTCGACGTGCAGCATGCCAAGCGAGACATCATCGGCCGTTGCATCTACGGCGTCGACATCAACCCGATGGCGGTCGAGTTGTGCAAAGTCAGCCTCTGGATGGAAGCACTCGAACCGGGCAAGCCGCTCTCATTTCTTGATCACCACATCCAGTGTGGCAATAGCCTGCTCGGAACCACACCGCGACTGTTGGCCGACGGCATCCCCGATGATGCGTTCAAGCCAATCGAAGGCGATGACAAGAAGGTTTGCGCAGACCTCAAGAAAGACAATAAGAAGGAACGCAGTGAATACAAAGCCGGTCAGGGCTATTTGTTTGAGCCAGTGTTCAAGCTCGGCAACGCCGCCGCTGAGTTTGCCAAGCTGACCGCCGCCGAGGACGACTCTCTTGATTCGATTGCTGCCAAGCGGCAACGATACCAAGACCTCGTCAAAGGAGCCGACTACCTCAACGCTCGCTTCTGGGCGGATACATGGTGCGCGACTTTTGTTTGGAAGAAAGACGAGAGTGACCTTGGCCGGCTTTGCCCAACCGAACGCAAGTTTCGTGACATTGAACGGAGCCCGCATAATGTACTACCGCATGTTCGTGAAGAAGTGCAGCAAGTCAGCGCGCGGCACCAATTCTTTCATTGGCACTTGGCATTTCCCGATGTATTCGTCCTACCCTCAGTCGACGCGAACCCTGACAATGAAGAGTGTGGGTGGGACAGTGGATTTGACTCGATTCTAGGAAATCCCCCATGGGATGAACTTCGCCCTGAAGAACGCAAGTTCTTCGGAGACGTCCGCCCTGACATTGCTTTGATCGAAAACCGCGCTAAAAGGCAGAAAGCAATTGCCCGTCTGGAACAAGACGACTCCGACTCCTGGAAGCGATGGCAACGCCACCGTCGCCTGATTCTCGCAAGCGCTCATTTGTTGCACATTGGGCAATTACTCCCGCTCACAGCTCAAGGTAATCTCAGCACCGCGAACCTATTCGTGGAACTTGCAACAAAATTGATAGCAAAGAATGGACGTTCCGGGAATGTAGTGCCGAGTGGCCTTGCAACAAACAAGGGCACAAGTCAATTCTTTGAATTCCTAATGTCATCTCGCCGACTTGTGTCGCTATTTGATTTTGAGAACAGGAAAGTATTTTTCCCAACCGTCCATGCAAGCATGCGATTTTCACTAGTTACTACAGGACGGCAACGTGGAAGTCGAGTGGCCGCTCAATTCGGATTCTTTCTCCATGCAACGTCTGAGCTCTCCGATCACACCCGTGTTTTTCCATTGTCTGCGGAGGATATCGAACGTGTAAACCCACTGAGTCGCACATGCCCCGTTTTTCGAACTAACTCATCGGCGCAGCTCGTCAACGAGATGCATAAGAGGCATCCTGTCAACGTCGACAACAACTCCGATGACTGCTGGATGATTGAGACCACCAGCATGTTCCAGATGTCTCACGAGGCAGATGAGTTATTCCGCGACGCAAACGATTTGGCCAAACCTGTTGTCCTTTACGAAGGTAAGATGGTCCAACAATTCAACCACCGGGCAGCCAGTGTAATTGTGAACACATCGAACGAGGGGCGACAAGCATCGAGTGACGTAACGCCATCAAATCGTCTCACTGACCCGCTGTATTCGGTAACACCCCAATACTGGGTCAATGCCGAGTCTGTTGATCGCAAGGTGGAAGCCAGATGGGACCGCTGTTGGCTTATGCACTTTTGCGCTGTTACGAGCCCGACCAATGAGAGGACGTGCATAGTTGTCGTAACACCACGGGCCGGAGCGGGCCATAGCCTGTTTCAAATCTACGCAAATCATCCTACAAAAGTTTGTGCATCCCTGGTCGCAAATCTGAACGTGTTCGGATTGGATTTTGTGCTGCGTGAAAAAATGGGCGGCATCAATTTGAGCCACTTTATTTTTGCCCAGCTTCCACTTGTGAAGAAGAGCTTGTTTGGACAGATTTGTCCGTGGAGCAGCGGCGAGTTGCTGCAAGAGTGGATTGGGACTGCGGTCCTTGAACTTAGCTTTACAGCTTGGGACCTAGAACAATTCGCGACAGACTGTGGCTATGACGGACCGCCGTTTCGCTGGGATGAGGAGCGGCGGTTTCAGATTCGGTGCGAGCTGGATGCGGCCTACTTCCATCTCTATCTCGGCTCCGACGAAGAATGGGGAGCCGACAATCCGACGCTCCGCGAGATGTTCCCCTCGCCGCGCGACGCCGTCGACTACATTATGGACACCTTCCCCATCGTTCGCCGCAAGGACGAAGCCAAATACGACGGCGAATACCGCACCAAACGCACCATCCTCGAAATCTACGATCAAATGGCCAAAGCCATCCGCACCGGCCAACCCTACCAAACCATCCTCAATCCACCACCCGGCCCACCAACCGACGCCGAAGGCAACTTCATCCCCTTCGCCCAATGGACCCCCGAACTCAACACCTCCCACATCCATCCACCACGTGAAGCGGAGGTGGAGTCATGA
- a CDS encoding helicase-related protein produces the protein MNKSEITTAFLELGCFPHQAEFAADFLAADSKQKHLLTSLPGLGKGFIGSQIVAYAFYHSQAKRVLVLAPMGIAQQWCDMLQRNSPEVPCRFVDRRRLREMVAGEDDDLWMNTGVVVMSIDFARQADVAELLSKTIWDLIVVDEAHHLRPKTQRYELVQRLFESSPQARSLLLHALSKIPDGEGVANPLFHDAKVTVWSRDTVRDNDGNPLLPDVQIKWIHHVRRDDEQQILLELQACIRRAGVKEPRSQLEATALLQTASSSLLALEQRLSQMQRVRNETVHGLRDVASKSDDVEIEPESADENLDGQSLAQSSFMDDVPRLLAMLEEVETDSKLESLLELLHTIGVSSSGDMRICVFTSYVNTATYLESALSDNHFDVTAITGSSSYGEREQIIADFSQNGGVLVCTSAMTVRIPEVAAVIFYDLPWNPATVDARIGQFLRVGRPGPVGVYAFTDDSDTLVIERLQKKVNEIKQSLGSEEIQKLLFDGEIDQ, from the coding sequence ATGAATAAAAGTGAGATTACAACCGCCTTCCTGGAACTCGGCTGCTTCCCTCATCAAGCCGAATTCGCTGCCGACTTTCTGGCTGCGGATTCCAAGCAGAAACATCTACTCACCAGCCTACCAGGTCTGGGAAAAGGCTTTATTGGAAGCCAGATTGTTGCATACGCGTTCTATCACAGCCAGGCGAAACGAGTATTGGTCCTGGCACCGATGGGGATTGCCCAACAATGGTGTGACATGCTTCAGCGTAATTCGCCCGAAGTACCATGTCGTTTTGTCGATCGCCGCCGCCTACGCGAGATGGTCGCTGGCGAGGATGATGACCTTTGGATGAACACCGGTGTAGTGGTGATGTCAATCGACTTCGCTCGACAGGCTGACGTCGCAGAATTGTTATCGAAAACGATCTGGGACCTGATTGTTGTTGACGAAGCGCATCATCTCAGGCCAAAGACACAACGATACGAGCTTGTACAGCGGCTATTCGAGAGCAGCCCACAAGCCCGGTCGCTGCTTCTTCATGCGCTTTCGAAGATCCCAGACGGCGAAGGTGTCGCGAATCCGCTTTTTCACGACGCGAAGGTAACGGTCTGGTCACGTGACACCGTCAGGGACAACGATGGGAACCCATTGCTTCCCGACGTTCAAATCAAGTGGATACATCATGTCCGGCGAGATGACGAACAACAGATTCTGTTGGAATTGCAGGCGTGTATTCGTCGAGCAGGTGTGAAAGAGCCGAGATCACAGTTAGAGGCAACCGCATTGCTGCAAACAGCATCTTCAAGCTTGCTAGCACTTGAACAGCGTTTGAGTCAAATGCAACGAGTTAGGAACGAGACAGTTCATGGCCTTCGAGATGTCGCGTCAAAATCAGACGATGTCGAAATCGAACCGGAATCCGCAGATGAGAACTTGGATGGTCAGTCGCTGGCGCAATCATCTTTCATGGACGACGTACCCAGATTGCTCGCTATGCTTGAGGAGGTCGAGACGGATTCCAAACTTGAATCGTTGCTCGAACTCCTGCATACGATTGGTGTTTCTTCCAGCGGAGACATGCGAATTTGTGTGTTCACAAGCTACGTGAATACGGCAACGTATCTGGAAAGTGCGCTCAGCGACAATCATTTTGATGTTACTGCCATAACCGGCAGTAGCTCCTATGGAGAACGTGAACAGATCATTGCCGATTTTTCACAGAATGGCGGCGTGCTGGTCTGTACCTCGGCAATGACGGTTCGCATCCCGGAGGTTGCCGCTGTCATCTTCTACGACCTTCCATGGAATCCAGCCACCGTCGATGCCCGAATTGGGCAGTTCCTTCGAGTTGGGCGGCCCGGCCCTGTTGGGGTTTACGCATTCACTGACGATTCAGACACGCTGGTGATCGAGCGACTTCAGAAGAAGGTGAATGAGATCAAACAATCCCTCGGGAGTGAAGAAATTCAAAAGCTCCTGTTTGATGGCGAGATAGACCAATGA
- a CDS encoding HPP family protein yields MQPTENTSQPREPDPPSLTELFHRVNSVIPDDQSLLTVEPEMPVADALDLLGKHRFSQVPVVVGREVLGLFSHQTFAQAVITQSLAATKNRKFDALELTVEDCMDSKPSFARVTDEFAEWFDVIDRNNSILVGSPDRLLGIVTSMDILRYLYRVASPFVLIGEVELALRALMTIAVNPETLAACAHECLKDKYDAESMPTELHKMSFNDYIQIVGDGRRWPHFAPFFGGSRPRTRAKLEQLRDIRNVIFHFRREITVDEYQSLASNRDWMLRKARTAEARQREGQQ; encoded by the coding sequence ATGCAACCAACAGAAAACACATCTCAGCCACGCGAGCCAGACCCGCCATCCTTGACGGAGTTGTTCCACCGTGTGAACAGCGTAATACCTGATGACCAATCACTGTTGACAGTCGAACCAGAAATGCCCGTTGCAGACGCCCTTGATCTGCTCGGCAAGCATAGGTTTTCACAGGTTCCCGTCGTCGTGGGACGCGAGGTGCTGGGGCTGTTTTCCCACCAGACTTTTGCACAGGCAGTCATCACCCAGAGTCTTGCGGCGACCAAAAATCGTAAGTTCGACGCCTTGGAACTCACCGTTGAAGATTGCATGGACTCAAAGCCGTCGTTCGCACGAGTGACCGACGAGTTTGCCGAGTGGTTCGATGTGATTGACCGGAACAATTCGATTCTTGTCGGATCGCCCGACCGGCTTCTCGGTATAGTCACTTCGATGGACATCCTTCGGTATCTGTACCGCGTCGCCAGCCCCTTTGTCCTGATCGGTGAAGTTGAATTGGCTCTCAGGGCGCTGATGACTATCGCCGTTAATCCAGAGACGCTCGCTGCGTGTGCTCATGAGTGTCTCAAGGACAAGTACGATGCCGAGAGCATGCCAACCGAACTCCACAAAATGTCATTCAACGACTACATCCAGATCGTTGGCGATGGACGAAGGTGGCCGCACTTTGCACCATTCTTTGGCGGTAGTCGTCCACGCACGAGAGCCAAACTCGAACAACTACGCGACATCCGCAATGTAATCTTCCACTTCAGGCGTGAGATAACCGTGGACGAATATCAGTCACTCGCCTCGAACCGAGATTGGATGCTGAGAAAGGCACGAACCGCCGAAGCGAGACAGCGGGAGGGGCAACAATGA
- a CDS encoding FRG domain-containing protein, producing the protein MESSAGKMAFNQQYETITFNTAREFLDALRRSNPRWLSDNASLTPWVFRGQGDSTWGLTPSAWRPSIWKDNHFQAVLETITDEIIDDVIKVNTGLLGSSELDRKQIRQQVAQRRFEFLQVQAFTSLADELGLHVPGGFISHKISREVVSNDSHCSSPHPAYALAQHHGMATRLLDWTQNPVNAAYFAAENPNDPAGAVAVWALNGLALFESEWTEYRVPRSQIGFLHSQAGLFTYHRSADGDFVLHGDWPKLEDICTPDTLKKLVLPSCEAKDLRRLLFAEGVSKSHLMPTFDNIRDTLNSMWQE; encoded by the coding sequence GTGGAAAGTAGTGCAGGAAAGATGGCTTTCAACCAGCAATACGAAACGATCACCTTCAACACTGCTCGCGAATTCCTCGATGCACTTCGACGATCAAATCCGCGTTGGCTGAGTGACAACGCGTCACTTACACCGTGGGTTTTTCGTGGTCAAGGTGACTCGACCTGGGGACTCACACCATCGGCCTGGCGTCCTAGCATTTGGAAAGACAATCACTTTCAGGCAGTCCTTGAAACGATCACCGACGAGATCATTGACGATGTGATCAAGGTGAACACAGGACTACTTGGCAGTTCAGAATTAGATCGAAAACAGATTCGCCAACAGGTTGCGCAGCGGCGATTCGAGTTCTTGCAAGTGCAAGCATTCACCTCTTTGGCCGATGAACTCGGACTGCACGTTCCGGGTGGATTTATTTCGCACAAGATCTCCCGCGAAGTGGTTTCCAACGACTCTCACTGCTCATCGCCGCATCCAGCGTACGCATTGGCGCAGCACCACGGCATGGCCACACGTCTTCTTGATTGGACGCAGAACCCAGTTAACGCAGCCTACTTTGCAGCGGAAAACCCGAACGATCCCGCTGGCGCAGTTGCAGTCTGGGCTTTGAACGGGCTAGCCCTATTCGAATCGGAATGGACGGAATACCGAGTACCAAGAAGCCAGATCGGCTTCCTACATTCGCAGGCCGGACTTTTCACGTATCACAGATCGGCAGATGGCGACTTCGTTTTGCACGGCGATTGGCCGAAACTCGAAGACATCTGCACCCCAGACACGCTGAAGAAGCTAGTGTTACCTTCGTGTGAGGCAAAAGATTTGCGCCGGCTATTGTTTGCTGAAGGAGTGTCAAAATC